The following are from one region of the Paenibacillus sabinae T27 genome:
- a CDS encoding CpsD/CapB family tyrosine-protein kinase — protein sequence MDSRAAYGCLLVHHIPTAAASEQYRRIRNNIRIASGKKERLSLVITSPSPGEGKSTSAANLAVSFAQRGDKVLLVDGNVRNPVLNQVFGIKQWPGLSDGLATGIDFDEIVYPTSIEGLAVIPGGSPMPGTADLLDSRVMEELLERAKAKYTVILIDSPAVLDTPDAIALAGRCDGAVLVLRSGKTQQKKAIEAKRLLDFGKVNLLGTVLNRS from the coding sequence TTGGATTCGCGTGCGGCGTACGGCTGTCTTCTCGTCCATCACATTCCCACCGCGGCGGCTTCCGAGCAGTACAGAAGGATACGGAACAACATTCGGATAGCGTCGGGAAAAAAAGAGCGGCTGTCGCTGGTCATTACCTCTCCTTCGCCCGGGGAAGGGAAATCGACCTCGGCCGCGAACCTGGCGGTAAGCTTCGCCCAGCGGGGGGATAAAGTGCTCCTTGTGGATGGCAATGTCAGGAACCCGGTTCTGAACCAGGTGTTCGGCATCAAGCAATGGCCCGGGCTCTCCGACGGGCTGGCTACCGGGATTGATTTTGACGAAATCGTGTATCCGACGAGCATTGAGGGGCTGGCCGTCATTCCCGGCGGGTCGCCCATGCCGGGAACGGCCGATCTGCTGGACTCCCGGGTGATGGAGGAGCTATTGGAGCGGGCCAAAGCCAAATATACGGTCATCCTGATCGACAGCCCGGCGGTACTCGATACGCCCGACGCGATCGCGCTGGCAGGCCGGTGCGACGGAGCCGTGCTCGTTCTGCGCAGCGGAAAGACGCAGCAGAAGAAAGCGATTGAAGCGAAGCGTCTGCTCGATTTTGGAAAGGTGAACCTCTTGGGCACCGTGCTTAACCGGAGTTAG
- a CDS encoding polysaccharide biosynthesis protein — protein sequence MLYKHRLSVLIVLDSFIVLTAIFASSFLVNATLDVFTYPVIISSVTLLLSHHIFAFVYHLYRKAWKYAGVEESLLIAKVVSFSLLAAATVQFVFSYDVQYRLLLVTWMLHMMLIGGSRFCWRVLRTAHAKQETGSAPDGAKRTLIIGAGSAGTMVARQLLSGADKELKPVAFVDDHLSKLGLDIMGIPVAGRIKDIEYVAGRYQVEHIVIAIPSLPKARLKAIYEECAKTSAKTQTIPMLEDIASGKVAVSQFRDVQVEDLLGREPVRLDLDSISGYVTGKVVLVTGAGGSIGSEVCRQISRFKPKKLVLLGHGENSIYTIEIELKAMFRDSGIQFYTEIADLQDESKIMTLMKFHQPDVVYHAAAHKHVPLMQRNPEEAVKNNIIGTMNIAEASSLTGVGTFVMISTDKAVNPTSVMGSTKRIAEMIIQHMDRFSATKFVAVRFGNVLGSRGSVIPLFRKQIEQGGPVTVTHPDMVRYFMTIPEASRLVIQAGALARGGEIFVLDMGEPVKIVDLAKNLIRMSGYSAQEIGIEFTGMRPGEKLYEELLRDTEVHDVQVYPKIYVGKSYEVNFEAINHLLEAYDSLSIEELRSLLLDIANNRFEKVPVKKATVV from the coding sequence TTGCTTTATAAGCATCGGCTATCCGTTTTAATTGTGCTGGATTCGTTTATTGTGCTTACGGCCATCTTCGCAAGCAGCTTTCTGGTTAACGCTACTCTCGACGTCTTTACATATCCGGTGATTATCAGTTCGGTTACGTTGCTCCTCAGTCATCACATCTTCGCATTTGTGTACCATCTCTACCGCAAAGCCTGGAAGTATGCCGGCGTTGAAGAAAGCCTCCTCATTGCGAAGGTGGTGTCCTTCTCCTTGCTTGCGGCGGCCACCGTACAGTTCGTCTTCTCGTACGACGTTCAGTACCGGCTGCTGCTGGTCACCTGGATGCTTCATATGATGCTGATCGGCGGGTCGCGGTTTTGCTGGCGGGTGCTCAGAACCGCACATGCCAAGCAGGAGACGGGCAGCGCGCCGGACGGCGCCAAACGGACGCTGATCATCGGCGCAGGGTCGGCCGGAACCATGGTTGCCAGGCAGCTTCTGTCCGGAGCAGATAAGGAGCTGAAACCGGTCGCTTTTGTCGACGATCATTTGAGCAAGCTTGGCCTTGATATTATGGGGATTCCTGTTGCCGGCCGAATCAAGGATATTGAATACGTAGCGGGGCGGTATCAGGTGGAGCATATCGTCATCGCGATTCCTTCCCTGCCCAAAGCCCGGCTGAAGGCGATTTACGAAGAATGCGCCAAGACCTCGGCCAAGACTCAGACGATTCCGATGCTTGAGGATATTGCGAGCGGCAAAGTGGCGGTCAGCCAGTTCCGGGACGTTCAGGTTGAGGATCTGCTCGGCAGAGAGCCGGTGCGCCTGGATCTTGACAGTATTTCCGGGTATGTAACGGGCAAGGTTGTGCTCGTCACGGGAGCGGGCGGTTCCATCGGCTCGGAGGTATGCAGGCAGATTTCCAGATTCAAGCCCAAAAAGCTGGTGCTGCTCGGCCATGGGGAGAACAGCATCTATACGATTGAAATCGAGCTCAAAGCGATGTTCCGGGACTCGGGCATCCAATTCTATACCGAGATTGCGGATCTGCAGGATGAGAGCAAAATTATGACCCTGATGAAATTTCATCAGCCGGATGTTGTCTATCACGCCGCCGCCCACAAACATGTGCCGCTGATGCAGCGCAATCCCGAGGAAGCGGTCAAGAACAACATTATCGGCACGATGAATATCGCCGAGGCGTCGAGCCTGACGGGAGTGGGAACGTTTGTCATGATCTCCACGGACAAAGCGGTCAATCCGACCAGCGTCATGGGATCGACCAAACGGATCGCCGAGATGATTATCCAGCATATGGACCGGTTCAGCGCAACCAAGTTTGTCGCCGTCCGGTTCGGCAATGTGCTGGGAAGCCGCGGCAGCGTCATCCCGCTGTTCCGCAAACAGATTGAACAAGGCGGGCCGGTGACCGTTACCCATCCGGATATGGTCCGTTATTTCATGACGATTCCCGAGGCATCGCGGCTGGTCATACAGGCGGGCGCGCTGGCGCGCGGGGGAGAGATTTTCGTGCTGGATATGGGAGAGCCGGTCAAGATTGTCGATTTGGCCAAAAATCTCATCCGCATGTCGGGCTACTCCGCCCAGGAAATCGGCATCGAATTCACCGGCATGAGACCGGGAGAGAAGCTGTACGAGGAGCTTCTGAGAGATACAGAGGTTCATGATGTTCAGGTCTACCCCAAGATTTATGTCGGCAAGTCCTATGAAGTGAACTTTGAAGCCATCAATCACCTGCTAGAGGCCTATGATTCGCTGTCCATCGAAGAGCTGAGAAGCCTGCTGCTGGATATCGCCAACAACCGCTTCGAGAAGGTTCCTGTGAAAAAAGCGACGGTTGTGTAG
- a CDS encoding glycosyltransferase family 4 protein: MSRKVLFCATVDFHFRAFHLPVMEWFKQRGWEVHVAARGELDLPFTDRKFNIPIERSPLRGGNWAAYRELKEIIRTNDYDLVHAHTPMGGVLARLAAAGSRKKGTRMLYTAHGFHFCKGSSLASWLLYYPVERGLSRLTDCLITINEEDYRLAAGRRFKAGRIEHVHGVGVDTDKFRPAAPAEKLRLRQQSPYAAEDVLMFYAGEFNGNKNHQLLIRALARAQDQGAAIRLLLAGEGPLQEQCRQLAAELGVAGRVEFLGYRRDIDRLLPLCDAAVSSSLREGLPVNIMEAMACGLPIIATRNRGHAELVKPGENGYLVEPGPGQEDRLAEYMFELSLSAGLRSLMGNKSLELIQTYQLKSVVRELSSIYIGHMREEESDETGNQRYRAHI; this comes from the coding sequence ATGTCCCGAAAAGTGTTGTTTTGCGCAACCGTCGACTTTCATTTCAGAGCCTTTCATCTGCCTGTCATGGAATGGTTTAAACAGCGGGGCTGGGAGGTTCATGTCGCGGCGCGCGGCGAGCTTGATCTGCCTTTCACCGACAGGAAGTTCAATATCCCCATTGAACGGTCTCCGCTGCGCGGCGGGAATTGGGCGGCTTACCGCGAGCTGAAGGAAATTATAAGGACCAACGATTATGACCTGGTTCATGCGCATACGCCGATGGGCGGGGTCCTGGCCCGTCTGGCCGCGGCGGGTTCGCGCAAGAAGGGAACCCGGATGCTGTACACCGCCCACGGCTTTCATTTCTGCAAGGGATCTTCGCTTGCAAGCTGGCTGCTCTATTATCCGGTCGAGAGGGGCCTGTCGCGGCTGACAGACTGTCTGATTACCATCAATGAAGAAGATTACCGGCTGGCCGCGGGGCGGAGGTTCAAAGCCGGGCGGATCGAGCATGTGCACGGCGTAGGCGTGGATACCGACAAATTCAGGCCCGCCGCCCCTGCTGAAAAGCTCAGGCTACGGCAGCAATCCCCCTACGCAGCGGAGGATGTGCTGATGTTCTACGCCGGGGAGTTCAACGGCAACAAGAACCATCAGCTCCTTATCCGAGCGTTAGCCCGGGCCCAGGATCAGGGAGCCGCAATCCGGCTGCTGCTCGCGGGAGAGGGGCCGCTGCAGGAGCAGTGCCGCCAGCTGGCGGCGGAGCTAGGGGTCGCCGGACGGGTCGAGTTTCTCGGCTACCGGCGAGACATCGACCGGCTGCTGCCCTTGTGCGACGCGGCGGTTTCCTCAAGCCTGCGGGAGGGGCTGCCGGTCAATATTATGGAGGCGATGGCCTGCGGCCTCCCCATTATCGCCACAAGAAACCGGGGACATGCGGAGCTTGTGAAGCCCGGGGAGAACGGGTATCTTGTGGAGCCCGGTCCCGGGCAGGAAGACAGGCTGGCTGAGTATATGTTTGAGCTCAGCTTGTCCGCCGGTTTGCGGAGCCTGATGGGGAACAAGAGTCTGGAGCTTATCCAGACGTATCAGTTGAAGTCGGTCGTCAGGGAGCTGAGCTCCATCTACATAGGGCATATGCGGGAGGAGGAGAGCGATGAAACCGGAAATCAGCGTTATCGTGCCCATATATAA
- a CDS encoding glycosyltransferase, with protein MKPEISVIVPIYNMEAYLPRCLDSLLNQTFSDLEIIAVNDGSADGSLSILLDYAGRDSRIIPVNRDNGGVSSARNEGIGRARGRYIAFVDPDDWVEREMFMKMREAAEMEEADIVMCTYMREFGTHAKEKIFPLPDMKVYRHQEVQDRITRRLFGPLGEELAEPEYLDAWGTVWGKLYRADLIKRAAASFINLETIGTNEDSLFNIQVCHHARSFVFLGRPFYHYWKVNASSITSRHNPLLESKFNNLYAHMEAYIRERGLPEEYTAALHNRICVNTLGLGLNIISEDNRASAFGKIREIRALVAKPDVAASFAGFELRYCAGAWKIFFLMGKWKMAAGMYLMLIAINRLRMRKTGGADNGARSNSSGRHRHEQGRTGNDAHELLSPDGPR; from the coding sequence ATGAAACCGGAAATCAGCGTTATCGTGCCCATATATAATATGGAGGCCTATTTGCCGCGCTGCCTGGACAGTCTGCTGAACCAAACCTTCAGCGATCTGGAGATTATCGCCGTCAATGACGGATCGGCGGACGGCAGCCTCTCCATCCTCCTGGATTATGCCGGCCGGGACAGCCGCATCATTCCGGTCAACCGGGACAACGGCGGCGTATCTTCCGCCCGCAATGAAGGGATCGGCCGCGCAAGAGGAAGGTACATCGCCTTTGTCGATCCGGATGATTGGGTGGAGCGCGAGATGTTCATGAAGATGCGCGAAGCGGCGGAGATGGAAGAGGCGGATATCGTCATGTGCACGTATATGCGCGAATTCGGGACGCATGCGAAAGAGAAAATCTTTCCGCTTCCGGACATGAAGGTATACCGTCACCAAGAGGTCCAGGACCGGATTACGAGGCGGCTGTTCGGCCCGCTGGGAGAGGAATTGGCGGAGCCCGAGTATCTGGACGCCTGGGGCACCGTATGGGGGAAGCTGTACCGTGCGGATTTGATCAAGAGGGCGGCGGCCTCTTTTATCAACCTTGAAACGATCGGCACCAACGAGGATTCGCTCTTCAATATCCAGGTATGCCACCATGCCCGTTCCTTCGTCTTCCTGGGCCGCCCGTTCTATCATTACTGGAAGGTCAACGCTTCCTCCATCACCTCACGCCATAACCCTTTGCTGGAGAGCAAATTCAACAATCTGTACGCACACATGGAAGCCTATATCCGCGAGCGCGGGCTGCCAGAGGAATATACGGCGGCGCTGCATAACCGGATCTGCGTCAATACGCTGGGGCTCGGCCTCAATATCATTAGCGAGGACAACAGGGCTTCGGCATTCGGCAAAATCAGAGAGATTCGCGCGCTGGTTGCAAAGCCCGACGTCGCCGCCTCCTTTGCCGGATTTGAACTGCGGTACTGCGCGGGGGCCTGGAAAATCTTCTTTCTGATGGGGAAATGGAAAATGGCTGCAGGAATGTATCTCATGCTGATCGCGATCAACCGATTGCGAATGAGGAAGACGGGAGGTGCGGACAATGGGGCCCGTTCGAATTCTTCAGGTCGTCACCGTCATGAACAGGGGCGGACTGGAAACGATGCTCATGAACTACTATCGCCAGATGGACCGCGATGA
- a CDS encoding glycosyltransferase family 1 protein, which yields MGPVRILQVVTVMNRGGLETMLMNYYRQMDRDDIQFDFMVHREERGHYDDEIEAMGGVIYRMPPIKPGNYRRYFGRLREFFNAHPEYRVVHSHINENSSFVLRAAKRAGIPCRIAHSHLSDLKLDLKFPFRVYAKAVMKDNPNRYFACSKKAGRWLFGTARESALVVMNNAINLREFAFDAGVREQVRSELQAGDRLVIGHVGRFNEQKNHTFLIDIFHSVYLRNPNALLVLVGEGYLEPAIRQKVKQLGLQDHVAFLGVRSDIPRLMQGMDLFLFPSLFEGLPVVLVEAQAAGLRCIASSSITRESDLTGRVRFIGLQEPVDTWAQEILDSSCERADTSEQLRESGYDSAKTAEWLASFYHTECQPILNQR from the coding sequence ATGGGGCCCGTTCGAATTCTTCAGGTCGTCACCGTCATGAACAGGGGCGGACTGGAAACGATGCTCATGAACTACTATCGCCAGATGGACCGCGATGATATTCAGTTTGATTTCATGGTGCACCGGGAGGAAAGGGGGCATTACGACGATGAAATCGAGGCCATGGGCGGTGTTATCTACCGGATGCCGCCGATCAAGCCGGGGAATTACCGGCGGTATTTTGGAAGGCTGAGGGAATTCTTTAACGCGCACCCGGAATACCGGGTGGTTCATTCCCACATCAACGAGAACAGCAGCTTTGTACTGAGGGCCGCCAAAAGAGCGGGGATTCCGTGCCGGATTGCCCACAGCCACCTTAGCGATCTGAAGCTGGATCTGAAATTTCCCTTCCGCGTATACGCCAAAGCGGTGATGAAGGATAATCCGAACCGGTACTTTGCCTGCTCGAAGAAGGCGGGACGCTGGCTGTTCGGCACCGCGAGGGAGAGCGCTCTCGTCGTGATGAATAACGCGATCAACCTTCGGGAATTTGCCTTTGACGCGGGCGTCCGTGAGCAGGTGAGAAGCGAGCTTCAGGCGGGCGATCGCCTCGTAATCGGCCACGTCGGGCGGTTCAACGAGCAGAAGAACCATACGTTTCTGATTGATATTTTTCACAGCGTTTATCTGCGGAACCCTAATGCGCTTCTCGTTCTGGTCGGTGAGGGCTATCTGGAGCCGGCGATCCGGCAAAAAGTTAAACAGCTCGGATTACAGGACCATGTCGCCTTCCTGGGCGTCCGTTCGGATATTCCGAGGCTGATGCAGGGCATGGACCTGTTCTTGTTCCCGTCCTTGTTTGAAGGGCTGCCCGTCGTTCTGGTGGAAGCGCAGGCAGCCGGACTGAGGTGCATCGCTTCAAGCTCGATTACCCGGGAATCGGATTTGACGGGCAGGGTACGGTTCATCGGTCTTCAGGAGCCGGTCGATACCTGGGCGCAGGAGATTCTGGACAGCTCCTGCGAGCGTGCGGATACATCGGAGCAGCTTCGCGAGAGCGGGTATGACTCCGCGAAGACCGCGGAGTGGCTGGCTTCTTTTTACCATACGGAATGTCAGCCGATTCTTAATCAGAGGTGA
- a CDS encoding glycosyltransferase family A protein, which produces MAPTLTVFTPTYNRAHTLHLCYQSLIRQSCRDFVWLIIDDGSTDRTRELVEEWTWEGKVPIRYHYQDNQGMHGAHNAAYERIDTELNVCIDSDDYLADDAVDQIISFWKKHGSLEYAGIVGLDASPDGEVIGTEMPGNLKASTLSGLYAKWKVKGDKKLVYRTQVTSGVPPYPIFPGERYVPLSYKYLLIDQQLPLLVMNEVLCHVEYRTDGSSLNMLNQYRRNPQGFAFFRKVAMQYAPSFKERFREAVHYVSSSLIMGNRRFVAESPRKGVTLLASPLGLLLYLYIRRTQRSAPVSAPEAPSPARLLQERDAQ; this is translated from the coding sequence ATGGCGCCAACGCTAACGGTCTTTACTCCAACCTACAATAGAGCCCATACGCTGCATTTATGCTACCAGAGCCTGATCAGGCAGTCGTGCCGGGACTTTGTCTGGCTGATTATCGACGACGGCTCGACGGACCGGACCCGGGAGCTGGTTGAGGAGTGGACCTGGGAGGGCAAGGTTCCGATCCGCTACCACTACCAGGACAATCAGGGGATGCACGGCGCGCATAACGCCGCCTATGAACGGATCGACACGGAGCTTAACGTATGCATCGACTCCGATGATTATTTGGCCGATGACGCGGTGGACCAAATCATTTCGTTCTGGAAGAAGCACGGAAGCCTGGAATATGCGGGCATCGTGGGGCTGGACGCCTCGCCGGACGGAGAGGTGATCGGGACGGAAATGCCGGGGAACCTGAAGGCGTCGACGCTGAGCGGCCTGTACGCCAAATGGAAGGTCAAGGGCGACAAAAAGCTGGTCTACCGCACGCAGGTGACAAGCGGCGTTCCGCCGTATCCGATTTTTCCGGGCGAGCGGTATGTTCCGCTGTCGTATAAATACTTGCTGATCGATCAGCAGCTTCCGCTGCTGGTTATGAACGAGGTGCTCTGCCATGTGGAATACCGGACCGACGGCTCCAGCCTGAACATGCTGAACCAATACCGCAGGAACCCGCAGGGCTTTGCTTTTTTTCGGAAAGTGGCGATGCAGTACGCGCCGTCGTTCAAAGAACGGTTCCGCGAAGCCGTTCATTATGTGTCGAGCAGCCTGATTATGGGGAACCGCAGGTTTGTCGCAGAGTCGCCCCGCAAGGGAGTGACGCTGCTCGCGTCGCCGCTCGGACTCTTGCTGTACCTGTACATCCGGCGGACGCAGCGCTCCGCTCCGGTCTCCGCGCCGGAAGCTCCGAGCCCGGCCAGGCTGCTGCAGGAGCGTGACGCGCAATGA
- a CDS encoding EpsG family protein, whose translation MTVLWIHLAFAFLLSLSARYFSMPSGALPAGVRPNRLLFILTALWFCLISGLRKNIGDTETYIRTYRTVDFTWEYIWKTGDIGFNIFQKILKMYTSNPQYMILITAFVTNMLIIMVLYKYARLFELGVFIYITSGSFIVSMNGIRQYLAASIVFAASKYLFAGDWKRYFPVVLFAALFHQSALVLIPIYFLVRRKAWTLSTLLLLGVAVIIVFGFNQFSELLFSAIKDTNYGKYETFSEGGANMLRVLFYGLPLVAAYLGRQKLRAIFSDSDVIVNMSLIGFVLMLISTQNWIFARLAIYFNLYQVLLVAWIVKAFRKKDQKLVYMLLLGVYLVYFFYENVLTLGIEYRSNFITWFN comes from the coding sequence ATGACCGTGTTATGGATTCACTTGGCGTTCGCTTTTCTGCTCTCGCTGTCGGCCAGGTACTTCTCGATGCCAAGCGGTGCGCTGCCGGCAGGCGTCAGGCCGAACCGTCTGCTGTTCATTCTGACGGCGCTGTGGTTCTGCCTCATTTCCGGGCTGAGAAAGAACATCGGAGACACGGAAACGTATATCCGTACCTACCGGACCGTGGATTTTACCTGGGAGTATATCTGGAAGACGGGCGACATCGGGTTCAATATTTTTCAAAAAATCTTGAAGATGTACACGAGCAACCCGCAATACATGATCCTGATTACGGCGTTTGTCACCAACATGCTCATTATTATGGTGCTCTACAAATATGCCCGGCTGTTCGAGCTTGGCGTGTTTATCTATATTACTTCCGGCTCGTTTATTGTCTCGATGAACGGAATCCGGCAGTATCTGGCGGCTTCGATCGTCTTTGCGGCTTCGAAATATCTTTTTGCGGGGGACTGGAAGCGGTATTTCCCGGTTGTCCTGTTCGCCGCCTTGTTTCACCAGAGCGCCCTGGTCCTTATTCCCATTTATTTTCTAGTCCGCCGGAAGGCCTGGACCCTGTCGACCCTGCTGCTGCTGGGAGTTGCGGTTATTATCGTCTTTGGCTTCAATCAATTTTCGGAGCTGCTGTTCTCGGCGATCAAGGACACGAACTACGGCAAGTATGAAACGTTCTCGGAGGGTGGCGCCAACATGCTGCGGGTGCTCTTCTACGGACTGCCGCTGGTGGCCGCTTATCTCGGTAGGCAGAAGCTGAGAGCCATCTTTTCCGATAGCGATGTGATCGTCAACATGTCTTTGATCGGCTTTGTCCTGATGCTGATTTCTACCCAGAACTGGATTTTCGCAAGGCTGGCGATCTATTTTAACCTTTATCAGGTTTTGCTTGTGGCCTGGATCGTCAAGGCGTTCCGGAAAAAGGATCAGAAGCTGGTCTATATGCTGCTGCTTGGCGTGTATCTGGTCTATTTCTTTTATGAAAATGTGCTTACGCTCGGCATCGAATATCGAAGCAATTTCATTACTTGGTTCAATTAA
- a CDS encoding glycosyltransferase family 32 protein — translation MNSSEKIPKVVHYCWFGRGEKPGKLRKCIRSWHKHLPEYKFVEWNEDNFDVTVNRYVREAYERRKYAFVSDYARLQALYDHGGVYLDTDVEVIRPLDRFLELGAFSGFEDGHFLQSGTMGAVAGHPWIKELLDYYETRSFLLPDGSPDTTTNTAVISGICTRHGLELNGQYQVTANGVSFFPRTYFSPYDYINGGSYLTGDSYTIHHFAQSWLPLRVRIRSGVKRTVSRVVGPDNIARMRKLFSQGS, via the coding sequence ATGAATTCTTCGGAGAAAATCCCCAAGGTTGTCCACTACTGCTGGTTCGGCCGCGGCGAGAAGCCGGGAAAGCTAAGGAAGTGCATTAGAAGCTGGCATAAGCACCTGCCTGAATATAAGTTCGTGGAATGGAACGAGGACAACTTCGATGTCACGGTCAACCGGTATGTGCGGGAAGCCTATGAGCGGCGAAAATACGCGTTTGTCAGCGACTACGCCCGGCTGCAGGCCTTATACGACCACGGCGGAGTCTACCTGGACACGGATGTTGAGGTCATCAGACCGCTGGACCGTTTTCTGGAGCTGGGGGCTTTCTCGGGCTTCGAGGACGGGCATTTTCTGCAATCCGGCACGATGGGCGCGGTCGCGGGGCATCCCTGGATCAAGGAGCTTCTGGATTATTACGAGACTCGGAGCTTTCTGCTGCCGGACGGCTCACCCGATACGACGACGAACACAGCGGTAATCAGCGGGATTTGCACGCGGCACGGTTTGGAGCTGAACGGGCAGTATCAGGTGACGGCGAATGGCGTGAGCTTTTTCCCGAGGACCTACTTCAGCCCATACGACTACATCAACGGGGGAAGCTATCTGACCGGGGACAGCTATACGATTCACCATTTCGCGCAGTCCTGGCTGCCGCTTCGCGTCAGGATCAGGAGCGGTGTGAAGCGGACGGTCAGCCGTGTGGTAGGTCCGGACAATATCGCAAGAATGCGAAAATTATTTTCTCAAGGGTCGTGA
- a CDS encoding sugar transferase, whose protein sequence is MKRGFDLAVSLTVLLLFSPVIAVTALLVRLKLGSPVLFKQQRPGLHGHPFHVYKFRTMTDERDGSGQLLSDHIRLTPFGQFLRKYSLDELPQLWNVVKGDISLVGPRPLLMSYLPLYSEEQARRHLVKPGITGWAQVNGRNAISWEEKFKLDTWYVDHRSFALDLKILALTLLKVVKSEGISSGNHVTMPVFQGGVNKEEGSRG, encoded by the coding sequence ATGAAAAGAGGGTTTGATCTCGCCGTGTCGCTCACGGTATTGCTCTTGTTCTCTCCGGTTATCGCGGTTACGGCGCTGCTGGTCCGGCTGAAGCTCGGCTCGCCGGTTCTGTTCAAGCAGCAGAGGCCCGGTCTGCACGGCCATCCGTTCCATGTCTATAAATTCAGGACGATGACGGATGAGCGGGACGGTTCGGGGCAGCTGCTGTCCGACCATATCCGCCTGACGCCGTTTGGACAGTTTCTCCGCAAATACAGCCTTGATGAGCTTCCCCAGCTGTGGAATGTGGTCAAGGGAGACATCAGCCTTGTCGGTCCCAGGCCGCTGCTTATGAGCTATCTGCCGCTGTATTCGGAAGAGCAGGCCAGGCGGCATCTGGTGAAGCCGGGAATCACCGGCTGGGCCCAGGTGAACGGACGCAACGCCATTTCCTGGGAGGAGAAATTCAAGCTGGATACGTGGTATGTCGATCACCGGAGCTTCGCTCTGGATCTGAAAATTCTGGCCTTGACCCTGCTGAAAGTCGTCAAATCGGAGGGCATCAGCAGTGGAAATCATGTGACCATGCCCGTATTTCAGGGAGGCGTGAACAAAGAAGAAGGAAGTCGAGGTTGA
- a CDS encoding aminotransferase class I/II-fold pyridoxal phosphate-dependent enzyme has product MAQERIFLSPPHMSGREQLYIDEAFDTNWIAPLGPNVDAFEREIAEYTGSLGAAALSSGTAAIHIALRLLDIGPGDRVFCSSFTFIASANPVLYVGAEPVFIDSEPETWNMSVDALTKAFEDADREGRLPKAVIVVHLYGQSARMKEILALCNRYEVPVIEDAAESLGSTYEGKASGTFGKFGIYSFNGNKIITTSGGGMIVSDDEEALNKARFLATQARDQAPHYQHSVMGYNYRLSNLLAGVGRAQLQVLEERVEARRAVFENYRTAFGELKGIEFMPELPSTRSNRWLTALTLDEEKAGVNISDLLAALAADNIEARPLWKPLHLQPVFAGSRFYPHSGTLCVSERLFQSGICLPSGSSLSAEQQQRVIDSIWRSLEKVANPAR; this is encoded by the coding sequence ATGGCACAAGAACGGATCTTTCTGTCCCCGCCCCATATGAGCGGCCGGGAGCAATTATATATCGATGAAGCGTTCGATACGAACTGGATTGCCCCGCTCGGCCCCAATGTCGACGCCTTCGAAAGGGAGATTGCCGAATATACCGGCTCTCTCGGAGCCGCTGCGCTGAGTTCGGGCACGGCAGCCATTCATATCGCGCTCCGCCTGCTGGATATCGGGCCCGGCGACCGGGTATTCTGCTCCAGCTTTACTTTCATAGCGAGCGCCAATCCCGTGCTTTATGTCGGGGCTGAGCCGGTCTTCATCGATTCGGAGCCGGAGACCTGGAACATGTCTGTCGATGCGCTGACAAAAGCCTTCGAGGACGCCGACCGGGAGGGCCGTCTCCCCAAGGCGGTCATCGTCGTTCATCTGTACGGGCAGAGCGCCCGGATGAAGGAGATTTTGGCCCTGTGCAACCGGTATGAGGTGCCGGTGATTGAGGATGCCGCGGAATCGCTGGGCTCCACCTATGAAGGCAAGGCGAGCGGCACCTTCGGCAAGTTCGGCATCTACTCGTTCAACGGCAACAAAATTATTACGACCTCCGGCGGAGGCATGATCGTATCTGACGACGAGGAGGCGCTAAACAAGGCGCGCTTCCTGGCGACGCAGGCAAGGGATCAGGCGCCGCATTACCAGCACAGCGTCATGGGCTACAATTACCGGCTCAGCAATCTCCTCGCGGGAGTGGGCCGGGCCCAGCTTCAGGTTCTGGAAGAGCGGGTGGAGGCCAGGAGAGCCGTGTTCGAGAACTACCGGACGGCTTTCGGCGAGCTGAAGGGCATCGAGTTCATGCCGGAACTGCCGAGTACGCGCTCGAACCGGTGGCTGACCGCCCTCACCCTTGATGAAGAGAAAGCCGGGGTGAACATCAGCGACCTGCTTGCGGCGCTTGCCGCTGACAATATCGAAGCCCGGCCGCTGTGGAAGCCGCTGCATCTTCAGCCGGTCTTCGCGGGCTCGCGCTTCTATCCGCACAGCGGGACGCTGTGCGTGTCCGAGCGCCTGTTCCAATCCGGCATTTGCCTTCCTTCCGGATCGAGCCTGAGCGCAGAGCAGCAGCAGCGGGTGATCGACAGCATCTGGCGCTCGCTGGAAAAGGTAGCGAACCCTGCCCGTTAG